In a single window of the Zea mays cultivar B73 chromosome 5, Zm-B73-REFERENCE-NAM-5.0, whole genome shotgun sequence genome:
- the LOC109939182 gene encoding cytochrome P450 87A3 produces MSMDYLAAAVPVTLALGVGSILLVLRWTYCRRRTSAEQVRLPPGSRGLLFLGETLHYLAASSTPGVLPPFFQRRLERYGPIFRTNLVGEDLVVSLDAELNAHVLKQEERGFQIWYPPSFMRVFGADNITAKLGVLHHHMRTLVLRLFGHQTVRSVLLHDVQRSARDELRSWLGRPDVEVRTATSRMIFGVTAKKLISHDDAASGETLWRCFHDWTSGLLSFPVSIPGTTFYRCMQGRKKVMTMLKQQLVERRRNAAERETTEDFFDLVIDELNKPDPMMDESTALDLLFTMLFASHETTSMVLTVILKYLTDNPKALQELTEEHERILESRANPGSDLTWEEYKSMKFTSHVIHESLRLANIALAMFRKANQDVHINGYTIPKGSKIMMCALASHLNTEVYEDPSVFNPWRWKDIPEPVGTSKDFMAFGGGLRLCAGAEFSKMQMAMFLHYLVTNYSWKPVSGGTMLFYPGLQFPEGFHIQLLPKIPNVVP; encoded by the exons ATGTCGATGGATTACTTGGCTGCTGCTGTACCCGTGACCTTGGCTCTGGGAGTGGGATCTATCTTGTTGGTCTTACGATGGACGTACTGCCGCCGCCGAACAAGCGCCGAACAAGTGAGACTGCCGCCGGGGTCAAGGGGCCTCCTGTTCCTAGGGGAGACGCTCCACTACCTGGCAGCGTCCTCCACCCCGGGGGTATTGCCACCATTCTTCCAGCGACGGTTGGAAAG GTATGGCCCCATCTTCCGGACGAACCTGGTCGGGGAGGATCTCGTCGTGTCGCTGGACGCGGAGCTGAACGCGCACGTGCTGAAGCAGGAGGAGCGCGGCTTCCAGATCTGGTACCCGCCCTCCTTCATGCGCGTCTTCGGCGCCGACAACATCACCGCCAAGCTCGGCGTGCTCCACCACCACATGAGGACCCTCGTGCTCCGCCTCTTCGGCCACCAGACCGTCCGCTCCGTGCTGCTGCACGACGTGCAGCGGAGCGCGCGCGACGAGCTGCGCTCATGGCTCGGCCGCCCGGACGTCGAGGTCAGGACGGCCACCTCCAGG ATGATATTTGGCGTCACTGCCAAGAAGCTGATCAGCCATGACGACGCAGCATCTGGAGAAACGTTGTGGAGATGCTTCCACGACTGGACTTCGGGGCTGCTCTCGTTTCCGGTTTCCATTCCCGGCACAACCTTCTACAGATGCATGCAG GGACGTAAGAAGGTTATGACGATGCTGAAACAGCAGCTCGTTGAGCGTCGACGGAACGCAGCGGAGCGCGAGACGACAGAGGATTTCTTCGATCTCGTGATCGATGAACTGAACAAGCCAGACCCTATGATGGACGAGAGCACCGCGTTGGACTTGCTGTTCACCATGTTGTTTGCGAGCCATGAGACGACGTCCATGGTATTAACCGTCATACTCAAGTATCTAACGGACAACCCCAAAGCTTTGCAAGAACTGACA GAGGAGCACGAAAGAATCCTGGAAAGTAGGGCCAATCCAGGCTCTGACCTCACGTGGGAGGAGTACAAGTCTATGAAATTCACATCTCAT GTTATACATGAGTCGCTAAGGCTCGCAAACATCGCACTGGCCATGTTCAGGAAAGCAAATCAGGATGTGCACATAAATG GGTACACAATTCCAAAAGGATCAAAGATCATGATGTGTGCACTAGCATCGCACTTGAATACGGAGGTCTACGAGGACCCCTCAGTGTTCAATCCATGGAGATGGAAG GATATTCCTGAACCAGTCGGCACCTCTAAGGACTTTATGGCCTTCGGGGGTGGTTTGCGCCTATGCGCTGGTGCCGAGTTTTCCAAGATGCAGATGGCTATGTTCCTCCATTACTTGGTCACAAATTACAG CTGGAAACCCGTCAGCGGTGGGACAATGTTATTCTATCCAGGACTGCAATTTCCAGAAGGCTTCCACATCCAGCTTCTTCCAAAAATCCCAAACGTGGTTCCATAA